From the genome of Toxoplasma gondii ME49 chromosome XII, whole genome shotgun sequence:
AGTGCAAGGAGGCGCGCTTGTGTGTGCCTCAAAGGTCAGACGCACGTTTAGGTCTATGTGAGAGCGTGTGCGTGCGTAGACGTGTGGACAAGTGTGCCTCCAAACGTTGTTAATGACTACAACTTTCAAGCAAACGCGAGTACGGGCAGGATACTGAAATCCAATACTTCAGGCTGTTTTAGACAATCCATTGGGGTGGTCGTGCGCAGCAACCAGGTGAAGAAGGccttggttgtctgtatctgtgtatgtgtaAATAGGCGATGAATGTGATTATGTaagcgtgcatgcatttatacAATTGTCTTCTCGATGCAACACAAATGCCGGCGACCAGCTGCGTGGGTCCAGAAACGCAGCTCGATGGGATCCGAGGCTCCTTGACTCAGCCGGCACTGTTCTTCGGGCTGTGCGTGCGTTTCTGGTCGCGTTTTGACTTTTGTTCTTTGCTCCGTGTCTTCGTTCCTTTTTCGCTTGTATGCTGGTTGCACGAAGgcttctcgacttcttcacACAGTAGGCGCGTCGTCCGCTCCCATTTTTCTGCCTTGCCTCATTTGTTCTCAGATCCAAAGCCGGACGCTCTGCGCCCCTTACCTCGTTCCCATGTCATACGTCGCGTTTCCCCCACCTCGTCAGGATGCATTCCTTCTGCGAGGGTACGAAAGAGACGCTTCCCCAGACCCGAGTCGAGATTCGCCGTTTGTGCGCAAGGTTGTGCGGcggcctcttctttcgcagTGCGCTGTTGCCACTGTTGGTAGCCTCAACATTTTCCGATTCACTGCGGCTGCTGTCAAAACGGTACGGACGCACTGATGCTTGGTTTTAACTTCTGCCTTCGATGCTAACTGCGTGCATAGATAGATTGCTGTAAAAGATAGAAAAGCCAAACAGCAGCATTCACGGAAACTTCAGACATATTCTCATAAGTACACGGTACGGTTACATGCAATAACGTACTTCACGTGAAGCGACCGGATGCGTTTCAACGAAGGAAGAGCTCACCTAGCTAATTGGCTTCTTGTACGAATCGACATGGCCGTATAAATACATGTTGCGTGCGACTCCGAATACAAATGCTGCCGCAGGAAACACGTTCATGCCTGTACGTGCACCGTAAGTGTATCCAGACAAATGGTACATGCGTTCAAATACATTTcgatgttttttcttctacacaccgaagaaagaacgaaatTGTTGTCCGATCGGCGGGGGGTGCTCCTGTGCTTTGGACGAACGCAGCAGGGCTAAAACAACGGAAGCTGAAACGCATGTGAGACGATGTTTCCGGAAGGAAACTTTGAACTCGTGGTGTGGACTTTCCCCTTCGTGAACCTGAAGTACGTTTGAAACTTCACTGACCTGAGGATGACGTAAATACTAACGAACCAGCCGTGTTGGGTGGAATTACTTGCAACAACGCACATTATGTCACGAAATACCGTTCACTGGCGATGGGAAGTACTAGCGTCTTTTCGTGGGCTCCATTCTCTCTCAGGTGTATGCAAAAGAGGGCTTCCTCGGTCTCTTTCGCGGAATCGTTCCAGCAACTCTTCATATCATTGCAAGGTATGCCGTGTTACCGGAAGCGTTTTGGGCCTCAATTTTCACCGTTCATCATCACAGGACTTCAGCAGCTCCTCTTCATATTTCGCATGAGGCGACAACGTCCGTATCACTTTCCAGGACCAAGTTGCCTTCCTAATCTGTAGTTGATGTGGTGACGAAGGCTCAGTAACTGTGACAAGCATTTCCGCGCCGACTGGTTTCTTCACTACCTGTCTCACACCCCCATCATAAGTATTTGAATATCTACACcgatgtatatgtatatataaatattaATGTGTAGCTCTTAGACGCCGCTGACACGCGTTAGACATCAGTACGTTTCATATTCATGTCTCTATGCAAATGTTAACACCTTTTGCCGGCGTGCCAAGTTTTCCGCAAGAAGACCTAAGTGACATGGAATCGCTTGCACACGGTCATATCCTATTGTTGCATTACAGAATATTGACGGACAAATTTGTGGTACAGGATTACTGGAATCCGCGCTTCCAAAGGGACCACTCTTTTTGCGGTCAACTGCCTTTATGAGAGACGAATTGCCAACAATGCTCTAATAGATCCGGCATTGCTACTGAAAGAAACTTGCGGGCCTACGGAGCCTAGGCTGTAGCTGACCTTCGCACAAACCTGCAGAGAGACCCTTAATGCGTTCTTTTTCAACATCAAGATACCGCAGTGTCCTCCCAAGAATCCAGCGTATTCATCAGGGATGTTCTTGTTACCGTTTTCCGCCTTTGTTCCCCAGGGATGTTGTCGGCTTTTTCCTGCTGCGTCATGGCTTGGCATTTACTGTAGCATGCTACCGCGCTGTCGCAGATGGCACAACAGGTATGCTGAAGAGGCGCATAAAGCGTGTACGTGCAGAGCTGCATGTGGACATCCCTCTGCGGCAATCGTGGGTTTGGTAATCGGACCATAATAAGATCGGTTCTTCCAATTCACAACTCCGTGTCGTTGTTTCTATTGTCGGATCTCACGCTTGAGTCCACCTGGGTGTGCGGCTGCCCGTGAAACTGTTGCGTTTTAATCCGACCcaagaggaacgaagagagaagggtgGTGTATGGTGGGGAGTTTGCATGCGATGAAAGGAGTGCTTCTCGTGCCGGTATTTGAAGTACAGACTGCAGGTCACACATACGATATGTCGGAAGGATATTTGCCGCCAGTGTTCACCTCTCCATTGCTGCAACTTGAAGCGACTAAGATTCCTACACATGCGCCACATCTGACACCCCACAGCGCGAAAAGAGCAACTCGTGTCGGCTagctcttctttttttcctaCATCGCTGGCAGGCACTGCTGCTGTCCTCTGAAAAGTACGATGCCTACGAGTCTGTTCTACTTTGGAGTCTCTGTCGGAATTCCCTGCGCCCTGCCGGCTGCGCCCCCTTGCCGCTTCTCGTCACCGAGGTccgctgcgtttctgtggGTGTTTGCGTACATGCGGATGTGCTTGCAGGTGAGTCAATATTTGTGCGCATGCCGACGTGTTTGTGTCGCgtgctctgttttctgcagcCGTTTTGTCGTTTTTCGTCCCTTcacttctgttttctcgctcgGCGATTTCCTCGACGTCGGCCGGCCGTACTCCGCCGCCTTCACAGTCGCCCGTGCGTTGCGTCGGCGCCGTCGTTAGCGCAGTAGATGACGCGGCCTTGGAAGTCGACAGCCTCCGCGATCCGAGTGAACAGGCTGCCGAGGTTGCATCCGACATTGCCAGTCTTACGCGGTCAGCGCTGGGGTCTTCTGAGAGTctccctttgtctctcgaAGTGCCCGGCTCGGATCGTGCCGTCGTCGCTGCGGCTCCGCACCAAGGCGCTTGCGGCGCGCGGCGAGGTACTGCCACGGATGCTCAAGACCCTCCACCTGCAGTTGGGTTTGTAGTCGACGCAGAACCCTTAGAAGACGAAACGGACGGACGAGCAGGGGCCGAGATGATCGGGGTTTCACGACTCTGGCCAGACaccagaggaagagagatcGCGCCAGTGATTCTCAAGGTAAGCGGAAAAGAACAGACCTGAAGCCAGCGTTATCAATTGGAAAGTTTGTTATCCACTGGTTCACCATCAACTACCGTGTTTCGGCTGCGTACCGACTGTGGTATTGTAGCACATCGATTACCCTGGATGTTTTGCTTGTCGTCCATTCTGTCGCTGCAATTCGTGTTGGTTCCGGATTCTTTTGCTCCTGGCTCGTACCCGTGTTTTTTCTGTACACTctcctgaagaagaagcaagggaCAAGCGGGGTATCGTGTAGCATGCCGTAATACGCGCCTCATGTTGCGCTatggaaagaagagcggcaggCAACCAGCTTTCTTGCTCATGCAGTAGATGCTCGAGGCACCTCTCCAGGAAGGAGCAGGACAGAGGCCGGACGTTCAGCCACTCACGCAGAGACACGCTGCATCAGAGGGAGGGAAAGAACGCAATTCGCCTGTTGTTACCACCTTTCTGGTAATGCTTCAGTAGTCGGGTCCGCCGCGGAAACTACAAAGAAAGCGGGCATGCTGCGAATGGTGCGCCGGGATATGACTGTTCTCACGTGTTTACGACAACGGTAGTCATTCTGCGTTGGACCCGTCAAAgactctctgcgttctcttcccAGAGCTTGTCATGTCCACAGTTGTGTGTGCTGACCGTTttcagaagggagagactgGGACCAGCTTTTTACACCAACGTTTTTGCACACAACTCGATCAGTGTGATCTGAGCAATGTTGTCAGGTGACACGTGCATATACCGTTGCACCGGTAGTCAGCGCGAATCCCCACGTGAAAGGACTTCTGCAGAACTCAATAATAAGGAGGGTTTTCAGAACATGTGTGGTGTGCGTGTCTTCAGCTCCTGACTGAATGTGCAGTGTATCCGCTGTTGACGGTCGCAACGCGAATGGTGGTGATTGAGGGACCGCCGTATTCTCCAACACTcgcctcgctgtcttcgttGTCTGCTTCCCTCCCAGCGCCGCTCGCGACGGTgtgctctttcttcgtccccAAATATTTGCACGTGACTATGCTGGAAATGGTTCGGTTGACGTACGCGGCAGACGGCATCGGAGGGTTTTACGGGGGTCTTCTTCCGTTCCTCTTGTCCCGGTGTGTGGACGACAGCGTCCAAGCGCTGATGCGTCTCTTCATCGTCGACCTGTCAGGCCAAGGGGGCAAGAAGGGGGAAGGGAACGACGCCGCCTTCGGCGATTCgcgcgcctctgctgctctgctgcagagacgctcAGGCCCAGACAGCGAGTATCCTCCCGTGTGGGCGACCAGGATGTCTACggagcggcgagaagacgaagcgggCACGCAAGTTGCCGCAGCGCCTCCGTTCGCCAGGATAGATCAGGCGGATAGCTTCGAACCGGACGAAGAGGGAGCTTGTGACGGcatcgagacagaaaacatcTATCAGATACCCCGAGAGAGTGTGTCTGTTTTGAGACGAGGATGTGGCATTAGATGCCCGCCTCACGGTGACGCCAGACGCATATTTGGCTCCATGGGCCGGAGtggagaggacggagaagcgtttcctctcgcaaACGACCGAGACGGCTGTCTCACCTCGCAGCAAGATCTACTACAGCAAGGAGGGAGTGCCGCGAACCGAAGACTACACATGTCTCAGACTGCAGCGTCTTCCTTGTGTTCACCAACAGGCGAAGGTGCTGGCGTGCGACAGCCAAGGGGTGGAGGGAGGAACCGAGGTGGAGACCGATATGACGGAAGCTCATCTTTTTCCTTCGAAAGACAAGACCGAGAGCCAGTTGATGTAGCGGAGTCTCTGATGGAGAGCCACCTAGTACCGCCACGGTTCTCTTTCGGAAGCCCGTCCATCTGCGACACCTCCTGCGTAGCCACAGAGAAGACCAACAGCTGTCCCCAGGGCGAACGAAACTCAAGTCGCTGGAGCCCCAGGCGAGTTACAGGATATGAGAGCAACAGACGTCGCCCACAAACAGTTGGAGAGATCACTGGCGCTGGCAGCGCAGAACGGCCGGTAGCCTCAACGACTAGCCGGACTGACGTGATAGACGACAGTCTGCATCAAGTCGAAATGTACACAATGCGGGCTTGCTTCGCTGGTAAGGAAACATACGAACAGTGAAAGACAGGGTGCACTGGGTCGTGTAAAGATTGCCCATGCATTGGTTATCGATTGTCACAAAGACCTGCGTGCATTGCTTCCGAGGACGGCACGCGAGGGGAGTAAAGAGGCACACGTGTGCTAGTGAGTGGGTGTCAAAAGTGATAGCACCAAAGATGCTTATTTGCGAGCCCGAGTAGCATGCATCCCTGCTCGAGGAATCATCGCAATGTACATTAtatctgctttcttctcaccATCCATTTTCATCGGTGATTCTCGCTTTTGTTGCCCTTGCAGCGGTATTGAGCACCGCGGTCACTCCATTTTCGCAGCTAGCTCTCGTCCAGCGTTGTCAGTCGAATCTCGAGGTGAGCAGACATTCCCAACGGCTCTCATGGAACGGCGAACTGAATGAGTCGACTAAACTGGAAACTGCCGCAGTTTCGTTGGAGCACCACACACTAGTGTGGCGAATAAAATGCTTTGTCGCCCTTCAACGTAAAGTGATATACTGGTGGAAACAAGGCAGACGGAGCATCGTAACGTTTCTCTTTGTGTCCGGTTCTCTGTCACCTTTCTCATTTGGAGTCGAAGGGTTGTGCGTTCATCCATCGGTCTTTCCGTGCTTTGGCTGAGGACATTAGACGGCGTTACGTCATGTCAGCGTTGAGCAATTTATGTGGTTGGTAAAATTGTTTTTTCAGGggttgtgcatgcatcgctcATGGCTGGACGTCCTGGCAGGAATGCCGTGGAAGGTGCGAAGCGAACGTCATGCTACGGGCAGAGAAGCAGGTCGATGCAGTAAACAGCCGTATTAGACACCATTGTCAAATCTTCCTTGAACGATTGGAGAGACACTATAAATAGCGTGAACGCTCTTTTGGTTTCCCTGAACGGAGTTACGTATGAGagtttctttgcttttcacTTGCTTTGTTTCTGCGTTCCTATAGTCACTCCAGCGTTGCTGGTCCTTCGCCAGCATGTCTCCCTCCCTTCGCGACTAGTTTCCATTCATTTCCCATCTTAAACTTTCGCCTTCGTGTCGCAAGCGTGTTTCCTCAGCCCGCGTTGCAACAGCAAACACAGCATTTACATACTTTTGTTCGTACGCGGGCGTGTAGTGCGAGACACCGTACAGGAGCGAAACGTGAGTGGACCCGCAAGGGATGCGTCTCAGTTGGAGTTTGCTAAACACGGAGTCAGCCAGTGGAATGGAGACGGGAGCATCGGTTTACTTTGCTTGTGTACTGCCATAAGCTGATTTGGCTGCGCTTGTTCACAGACTTTCTTCTTGCAATTCGCGGTCTCCCTTAGCTTCCTCATTCTCAACAGCTTGGTGAGTTTCTGGTCCGTAcaaagaacaagacagaCATCGATTTGTACTGGTTCGTAGCACTCGGAGGCTGGATCTTGTCAACGGTTTCGAGAGTCGAAAATCAGGTAGAGGTGTTTGCGACCTAAACGTACATCTGCATGTCAATCAAACATGGAGAGGCTGAGTCTTTTCTTCTACGTCTCTATGTATTGTTTTGCGTCTGCGTAAGCATGTGTGAGAACATGAGTACAAACATACGTGCATTCAtaaatatagatatatatatatatatacatctgcATACCTACGTGTATACTCTTGTGTACGATATTGGTGTTGAACTGGAGAGCGATGAATCTCTTCGGTGCACACTGTGCACATGTATGAGATACTTGATATACGCGGAGCTCAACTGTGTGCCCTTGTTATCCCAGATGGCGGCAACCCTGCACGAGaacgaggcgaagaggaaggtgaGAGAAGTGACTGACGAAGAAGGTGACGACTTTTTAAAGTCGGGTCTTTTCTGAAATGTGTCTTCGTTACTCTTCGTTCTACTGCTTCGCccacttttttctgtttcgtgAATTCTCTCGGGTTTGCAGTCActtttcttccgtctctgaTTGAgagtttcctctcgtcgCCTACAAACAAAAATGGTTCTCCTGTCATTTGTGACGTGCTCCCCAAAAAGGCATATCCGTGGAGACAGTAAAAGCGGTCCTCTCATCGTCATACTTGAGTATGtattttctctctcgattgcgctgtctcccttttgggtcccttctctctttcctttgtcttcccACCATGCGATTATTCTCGCGGGGTCACTTTGGATTCACAGTGTTGTGTTCCACTATTCCagtttgtgtctgtgtctctgccggGCACGTCTTGTGAGGACCGGGGACGCTCTTTTTGAGATGGGCTTGgtgcagaaagaaaaaccgcTGTCTCCACTATCattgttttttcctctgtccaatagtcttttttcttgttACCAGGAATCGCGGGCCAGCTTGCGGTGTGTGTCGTAATGCGTTGCAATATATACCCTGGCGTCGTACGCGTTCTTGGCGTTCGTCGTTTCCTGCCGTTAGTTCACTCTGCTTCAAAGAATTGAGAAGCTTTGTGGTTGGTTTCGGGCCTCTTTTCCGTTCGTTTTTAGCTCGGGGCTGTCGAtcgcctctgtctgtgtgtgctAGTGTGCACCCACGTTCACACAAACGCATCGAGCTGAAGGACAACAGAACACAGGGAACCAGAGAAGATATGCTAGCATAGGAAGATAGAACAAAGATGAAACTATGCCATATTTCCAGGTGGGACAGCAAGAACCTGGCACTTGAAGATGTATGGGGGGAACTGCCAAAGTCAGCTCACTCAGACGCTTGTTCTGAGAGGCACGTGTTACGGTTTCTCAACTGAACGAAGCTACTGTCGAAAAAGCAGCTGTTATAGGATAGGGTCAATTTATCGAACACTCCCCGACCATAAAACGGCATTATCACATTTCTCAGAGAATGAACTGTACCATTTGTGCCCTAGAAGCGTCTAAGGTTTCCCTGCACGTCACGCGTAAAAGGATTTAGATCCTCCCATCGGTACGCTGCGCCTGAGGAAGATAGGGAGCAACCGAAGCAAGATAGAATGAACGGGACACAAGAAGGTTGAATGGGGAGGGAAAAAACAAATAAACGGATTAGCAGCTACACAGGCGATTCGTAACACCACTTCATACACCTGAGTGAATTGTTCAAGCACATTATGCGGTGTTGAAAGTAATTCCATTGAACTTTACTGGTTTGTTGGTATTGATGTCATCAACATATCAGTTACGTATCGAACACGATTAAACTGGTTTATTGAACAAATTCAGACTGCACGGCAGATGAAAAACGTTTGTGAGGCTGTTTGCGCGGATATGGAGCATTTAACGCGGAGTTTTGTGTCAGTCACAGATACCCCTCACCTTCGAAGATGGATTCGCAGCCTTGAAACAGATCACATGGGCGACGAGGGTGCCTGCCCACGTCATGACGAGCAGTGGCATGCGTCGAGTGATAGTTTTCTATATAACCTAGCACATTTGTCTCAATTATTAGATGTTTTTGCTAAACACCAGCAAAACTTCAAAATTACACTGAAGTCGATGGTGCTCATGAGTTCCAGATTCACCTGGTCTCCCTTCAGTGTCGACGGTGCGGTTCCCTTCACGGTCGAGAGATACTTTGTACATATTTTTGGTGTCAAGCAATAACCCGAGACGCTGTCGCCTTATAAGTGGGTCACCTCAGTGCCCGACAGCGGTACCACGAAGGGAGCTTCTCATGTGAGCTTCGAATAGTGAAAAGGCATTTTGTGGTACCATCCGCCATTTCCCGTTGCATAGTCCCGACCTAAATTAACTCCCTACAATCTCCTAACGTTAACTAGCAGCAACGGTATATCTGTGTAGCGGCTGCGACCCTCCGACCTGGCCTTCCAGATAAGACACGGCTGAAGCGTGCACTTTCCATATCCCACGCGCCAAAGCTCCGAGGGTGAAACAAGATGTAGCGAATAAGTCATGAATAAGAAAGGTGTTCGATGAGGGGCACACAACCCATAATTCCCTCAGCTTATGAGACGACACCTTGTCCATCTCCGCTTCCGTCATAGCGGACGCGACGGCGACCCTCATAGGAGTAAACGCTCACACGCAACTCTGCAACGGTACACGACATGTACGCGTGTCAGTGACTGTATCCGGGAGATGTTAACAAGAGCTTCACAGTGTCTGGGTATGGAATATTGGCTCGAGATCGAGTGCAATATGTTGCGTTAATATGCAGGATACCACCAAGAAACGCCGCACTGGAAGAACGGAAACCAAGAGCAACAGCAGAGCGAACGAGAAAATCTTCCACTGGACCGAAAACTCTTCGGCCCCCCATCCACTCGCGTTCGTTGGTGTCTAAACGAAAACTGAAATACGTGTGAATATCCAGGCGTCAGGCCTCTCGCCTTATGCAAGTTTGTGTTCAACCATAAACACATGTACGTACGCACGTAAGTGCGAATTTTGTAGTGAGCACTTTGCGTTAgtcgaaagaagagacgccacTGCCAAAAATGTTCTGAACGCTGTTTAGGGGTTCCGTCGACACAAAACAATCTAGAACACTAGTGATGCACATTGAGAGTCTGTGTATTGCCGCAAAAACTGGTTCAGTGTAGCACGGGTTCTGGATAGCCGAGGCGAAgctgaaggcgaaagagTCAAGCAGATTTCGTGCATCTGGACCAGCAGCTTGTGAGAGATAAGAGAGTGAAGCTGAGCGGACCAAAACAGCACAAACAATCCAGCCCCATGAGCGTGAAGGCCGCAGGAAAAGTTCGAGACTACGGCTATCCCTACTGAAGTACAAAcggcaagaagagagaagatggtAAAATCACGTGACGCTTCAGCACATATCTGAAGAGAAGTGAGAGCAGCGACAGGAGCTAACAAAAACTGATTGAGTCATAGCCATACAAAAGCACTGAGACGGTGACATGGCGGTGACTTATAAAATGGCTGTGCCGACATAACTGTTTCCAAGATTGCATTTGTGAGCTGAGAAACGCATTGTGTATCATAACGGACGATGCTTCTGTAGCTGAAATCATCATATGCGACCGCATCCTCCACCTGCACGAAATACATCATACGTCCGAGCTAAACAAATACGCCTTTGTTAGCCATACAGTTTGGCTCGTGGCTTTGAGACAACCACGATTTATCACGATCTTGATCTAAACTCCTAGTTCTGTCGATGACTCTTACAGGCGCTCCACATCATAAAGAACACGTTGTTCTATGCTCCCCATCTTTCCCATGTacttcatatatatacatatatataaacacaTTTGCTAGACGGCAACGTTGATTGTGTGAAAAACGTGCAATACGGCCTAGATATTTACGTACAAAATCTAATAGCCTTCCCGAGAACAGACGCATCTACGTCGACATGAAGAAAGGAATAGGGAAGGAATGTCAGGAGACCTACCGGTTCTCCCCTCTCGaccaggcgaagaagaacataGGCGACGCAATCGACTAGGCGAGCGACGCCGAGGGCGCTCGCCGTATGAAGTGTTCCCTCAGCCCATGGAACAGTCGAAGGGGGTGAAAACGAGAGCAACCTGAAAAGTATACAAGATGAACGCACGAACGACGTCACTTCCAAAAACACTGCCTATTAAAATGAATGCATATAAACTACTCTCAAACACACCGCTCGTCACGTCGGTAATTGCTCCGCAAGGAAGGTCGGTAAGGTCCCCTGTACGGGTGGCAGCGCGTGGTCAAAAGTTCAGGGTCGGAGGCAGCATCCTGGATGCGTCACGCAACGAGGAAACACCACCGAAAACGCATCCGGCGGAAAAACTTCTAAACTGAAAGGTCGTACAAAAAGGAAAACCGATTGCGGAACACAGGTGGCCCGAGAGGCGTGCGGCGAATGGCACAAAATAATGcagtgaaggagaaaaacgaatgGAGAACAGAATGGGGAGGACGCAATTACGGTCGTATGGAAGCGAAGCCAGGGGCAACGGCACGCAATTGTGAAGTGAGAAGGGGCAGGGGAATCATGGAAAAAAATGTGCCAACGGTATGTAGAAACAAGAAGAGTCCCACGTTCATGTTCgattctccttctttcgtAGAACAGAAAACAGTTTGTTTCTTACGGCTTGGACGATCGAATGAGCTCGGCGAAGAGTGAGAGGGCAGACCGGAACTCGCCTTGGCGTGCGCGCCACAGAATCCGCGACTGCAACCACGAGACATGAAtctcccgcgttt
Proteins encoded in this window:
- a CDS encoding hypothetical protein (encoded by transcript TGME49_276900~Predicted trans-membrane domain (TMHMM2.0):786-809), which produces MAPVPSHMADAGKEDSPHLRVSLTGFFFLTYPLYTIQSRTLCAPYLVPMSYVAFPPPRQDAFLLRGYERDASPDPSRDSPFVRKVVRRPLLSQCAVATVGSLNIFRFTAAAVKTVYAKEGFLGLFRGIVPATLHIIARDVVGFFLLRHGLAFTVACYRAVADGTTAVLSFFVPSLLFSRSAISSTSAGRTPPPSQSPVRCVGAVVSAVDDAALEVDSLRDPSEQAAEVASDIASLTRSALGSSESLPLSLEVPGSDRAVVAAAPHQGACGARRGTATDAQDPPPAVGFVVDAEPLEDETDGRAGAEMIGVSRLWPDTRGREIAPVILKLLTECAVYPLLTVATRMVVIEGPPYSPTLASLSSLSASLPAPLATVCSFFVPKYLHVTMLEMVRLTYAADGIGGFYGGLLPFLLSRCVDDSVQALMRLFIVDLSGQGGKKGEGNDAAFGDSRASAALLQRRSGPDSEYPPVWATRMSTERREDEAGTQVAAAPPFARIDQADSFEPDEEGACDGIETENIYQIPRESVSVLRRGCGIRCPPHGDARRIFGSMGRSGEDGEAFPLANDRDGCLTSQQDLLQQGGSAANRRLHMSQTAASSLCSPTGEGAGVRQPRGGGRNRGGDRYDGSSSFSFERQDREPVDVAESLMESHLVPPRFSFGSPSICDTSCVATEKTNSCPQGERNSSRWSPRRVTGYESNRRRPQTVGEITGAGSAERPVASTTSRTDVIDDSLHQVEMYTMRACFAAVLSTAVTPFSQLALVQRCQSNLEGLCMHRSWLDVLAGMPWKTFFLQFAVSLSFLILNSLMAATLHENEAKRKVREVTDEEGDDFLKSGLF